From the genome of Candidatus Rhodoluna planktonica:
CCCACTTGCATTGCCGCTAGGCCCTGAAGAGGCTCAGGCCGAATTCATGATCTGGTCAAACAGCAACGACGGTGGCGTTTACAAGGATGGCGCTTGGACCATCACCGACTCAAAGAACGTCGAGACTCTTGAGTTCCTGTCGGGTCTTGTAGCAGACGGTCTAACCAACCCAAACCCAGCAACCTTTAACCGCACCGACGGTGCTTTCGCACTCTTCGCTGAGGGTAAGGCTGCAATGCTCAACGGCGCTATCTTCCTACCTTCAGTTCTTGAAGAAAAGGGCAGCACTGTTGACTATGGAATTGCGCCATTCCCAACCAACCGCGCAGACGGTGAGTCAATCACCCTAGGAGTACAGGACTACTTCTTTGGTTTCAAGAAGGACGGAAACAAGGAAGCTGTTCAGAAGTTCATGGCGTTCCTGTACCAGCCTGACAACTACGCAGCATTCCTAAAGGCTGCTGGAGGATTCCTTCCTGCAACCAAGTCTGCTGGTGAAGCAATGTCAAGCGACCCTGCTTTGGCACCATACATCGCAGTTCTTCCTAACGCTGTGTTCTACCCAGGCGCTGAAGCCACTTGGCCAGCAGTTCAGGGTGAAATGCAACAGACCATCGGTAAGGCAGTAGAAAAGGGAGCTGACATCATGTCAATCCTTGAGGCTATTGCTGCAAAGACCGAGGGCTAAACCTCTCCTATAGATGGATGGGCGGGGTTCGGATACTTCCGGACCCCGCCTTTTCAATAGGCTTATTCCATTCGTTCAGAGAGGATCGAAGTGAAACAGTTGGTTGGTAAGTTGTCGAAGTTTGGCAATAGCCCAGTTCTTTGGCTCGGGCCTATGTTGCTAATGATTTTTGCAATCGTGCTTTGGCCAGTTTTCGAAATGGTCAAAACTTCGATGATGAAGATTTCATCTTCTGGTCGCGAAAAAGGTTTCAACGGTTTTGACAATTACGCCGAACTGCTTGAAAACCCCAACCTGGTGGCCACTCTAATTCGAACAGTCTTCTGGGTAATTGTTGTTGTAACCATCACAGTTCTGATCTCTCTTGTTTTAGCGCAGCTCTTGAATGCAAAGTTTCCCGGTCGCAAAATTGTTCGATGGGCGCTAATCGTTCCATGGGCATCTTCGGTAATTATGACCGCCACATCATTCAGATGGATGCTCGACGGCTATTACGGAATCATTAACCGCGTGCTGCTTGACCTTGGCTTGATTGACGAGAACGTCGACTGGTTAGGTTCGGCACAAACTTCTTTCCCATGGCTAATTGTGGTAGCCGTTTTCGTTTCAATTCCTTTTACAACTTTTGTGTTGCTTGCCGGTTTGCAAACGATTCCGCAAGATATCTATGAAGCCGCCCGCGTTGACGGTGCCGGTTGGGGCAAGACCTATTTTCAAATCACTTTGCCAAACTTGCTGACTGCACTTTTCGTCGGCACCGTAATCAACCTAATTAACGTTTTCAATTCATTCCCAATCATTTGGGTGATGACCGCAGGTGGCCCAGGCTATGACACCGACACCACAACCACGCTGATGTACAAACTGGCATTTAGGTCTCAAGAAGTAGGCCAATCGGCTGCACTTTCAGTTTTCAACTTCATCATTATTTTGGTTTTCGTAGCGCTTTACCTTCGAGCATCAGGCTTCACTAAGAAGCAGGAGGACTAGTCATGATTGCAGTCAAAAAACTAAGCCTGAGCGTAATAGGTTTTGCCGTTGCGGCACTTTTCCTAATTCCCTACTTCCGCATGTTCATCACTGCGGTTAGCCCGAAATCTGAACTCAATCAGATTCCGGCAAACTACTTTCCCTCATCGTTTGAGTTTGGCAACTTCATTGAAGTTTTCAATGCGGCGCCGGTGGCAACCTACATTCGCAACACACTGATTATTTCGGTCGCAGCAACTTTACTAGTGATGTTGGTTTCAATCCCGGCTGCCTACTATCTAGCTCGTTTCAAGTTCAAGGGTCGAGGCGCGATTCTGTTCTTGGTGCTTATCACCCAAATGTTTGCCCCGACTTCACTTGTGATCGGTCTCTATCGAGAGTTTGTGGCACTGGGCATGGTGAACAACTTCATGTCTTTGATCTTGGTGAATGCCGCCTTTAACTTGGCATTTTCGGTATGGATTCTTAGCGGGTTCTTCTCGGCTATTCCTGCCGAAATCGAAGAGGCCGCGATGCTTGACGGCTGCAGCCGATTTACGGTTCTAACCAGAGTGACGTTGCCTATGGCACTTCCTGGATTGGTGACCGCAGTCATCTTTACCTTTATCGCTGCTTGGAACGAGTTTGTGATTGCATTGACGCTGACAAGTTCGCCAGAACTTCGACCGCTCACTGTTGGTATCACAAACTTCATCGGTCTTTATGAAGTGCAGTGGAACTACCTTTTCGCAGTTTCGCTGATTGCAATTGTGCCGGTGGTCATCCTGTTCATGTTCATCGAAAAGTGGCTCGTCAGTGGTCTAACCGCGGGTGGAATAAAGTAAGACGGTCGATGTTTTATGGCAACAAAACAGGAGAGAGGTTCGGTTATGTCTCGAAATGAGCGCATGAATCAGATTCTCGAAATGATTGCCAAAACTGGTTCGCTAGATGTTGAAACCGCAGCAGAAGCTCTAAAAGTCTCAGTCGCAACGGTGCGACGTGATTTTGACTACCTGTCTGAAAGTCAGTTAGTGGACCGCACCCACGGTGGCATTCAGGCAACTGGAAATGCCTATGATTTGCCGCTTCGCTACAAAACAGCGAAGGGTCAGTCTGGAAAGCTAAAAATTGCCAAGCACGTCGCTGACATGCTCAACAGCGGCGCGGTAATTGGTATCAACGGTGGCACAACCACGACGGAGATTGCACGCGCACTGAGCAACGCTAAAAAGTTTGTCAGCAAAGACGGCAACACGACTCTCACCGTGGTAACCAACGCAATCAATATCGCAACTGAAATGGTTATCCGCCCGAACGTAAAAATTGTGGTTACCGGCGGGGTTGCTCGCCCGCATTCTTACGAGTTAATTGGCGACTATGCAGCTGGCATGCTCGAAGGATTAGTTATCGATGTTGCCTTTTTGGGTGTCAACGGCGTTGACCCGGTAGTTGGTGCAACAGCCAACCACGAGGGTGAAGCCCGAATAGATCAACTGATCGCTGAGGCCGCTAAAGAGGTTTACGTGGTGACCACCAGTCAAAAGATTGGTACCACAGCTTTTGCTCGCATTTGCAAGCCAAGTCAGATAAAGGCCATAATCACCGATGCACCAATTGATGCCGAAGTCGAGGCCAAATTTAACGAGCAGGGTGTTGAGATCATTGTCTGCTCCTAAGACTCTCATCCACTCGGCCCTCCTATTTGATGGCGAAACAACTGTTGAAAATGGTTGGCTACTTTTTGACGAAACAGTTTTAGCCAGCGGCACCGGTGAAGACTGGCAACAGCATACGGCTATTCGAATAATTGACGCTAAAGGTGCCTTGATTAGCCCCGGCCTTATCGATAGCCACACACACGGTGCCAATGGTTTCGCTGTGGAAGATGGCGCTGAGGCAATGCGCCAGATTTTAGATTTTGAGGAACAGCACGGTTCGCGCTCGGTAATTTTGAGTCTGGTGAGCAACTCGATTGATGAGCTTTGTCACTCTTTGGTGCAGGCAAATGCTGTTGCTAAATTCGACAACCGCCTGTTAGGCATTCATCTAGAGGGCCCGTTCTTATCCCACTCCCACAAGGGGGCTCATAACCCCGAGATTCTGCAGGTGCCAACAGTTGATGCCGTTGCGCGATTGCTTTCTTCGGGTAATGGCCTCGTTCGCTCGATAACTTTAGCTCCAGAACTAACTTCAGAACACATAGTGAAGATGCTGCTCGAAGCTGGCGTCAAGATTTGTGTAGGCCACACCGATGCCGATTACCAGGTAGCTAGTCAGGCCTTTGCCGACGGAGCTACTGTGCTCACGCACGCGTTTAACGGAATGCGCTCGATTCATCATCGCGAACCTGGTCCGGTTTTGGCGGCGATTGATTCACCAAATGTTTGGCTCGAACTGATCGCCGATGGAGTTCACGTGGCGCCAACGGTTGCTCGACTTTTACCTTCCGACAAACTTATTTTGGTCACCGATGCCATGGCCGCTGCCGGCAAGGGCGACGGCAATTACAGCCTGGGCGCTCTCGAAGTTGATGTTGTTGCCGGTGTAGCAAGGGTAAAAACTGGCAGCATCGCCGGTTCAACCTTGACCATTGACGCTGCGGTCAGAAACTATGCTGAGTGGTCTGGTTCGCTTGATTCGGCCCTTCGTGCTGCAACATCAAACGTGGCAAAAGCGTACGGGCTGGTTGGTTTTGGATCGCTTGCTTTAGGTGCCAAGGCAGACGTTTTAATCTGGGATTCGCAACTGTCCCCAAAATTTCTCTAGACTCACGACCGCTGTCGCACCATCCTGATACCTCTTTTATGTACGAGGGGGATTTATGGAATGGATTCTGCTGGTCGCGCTGATACTTTGGTTGTTTAGCCGCAGCATCAAAAAGCAAGCAAAGAAACTCGAGCAAGATCAAGAAATTTTGCGAAGTGCAAGACGCGACATGACACCGCGCAACGAGCAGGGTTATATGGCCAACGAAAATGATCTAGGTTTTGTTGAGGCAGGCAAAGCCCCCAACACCGATCAGGATGGCCGCGTGATTGTCAAAGTGCTGAGCGGCAAAGTTCATGAGATTGGCTTCAACCTAAAACACCTCGACGAGGATTTGGCTAAGAAGATTGCAGGCAAGCGCGGTGCAGATGATGAGTTCACCAGGCGAATCAAAGTGCGAATTTTTCGTGATACCGAATCGCCTTATTTCAACAGTTTCAAGGTGCTAACCAAAAGTGGTGAATTCATCGGCTGGGTATTGAAAGACGATTCCGAGATGATGGCACTGCTGCTAAGCCAAATCGAGGGAGGTATAAAACCGCTGTCGCCACAGCTTAAAGGTGCCGAGTTTGTGATTGAAGCTTCGGCAACCTTCAACGGCAGTTGGTATGACGACATCGATGAAGACGATGCCGGCAACGAAATCGAAGTCGAATATGTAGAAATGGATGAAGCCTTTATTCGGATTGGTGATCCGGCGATGCTGGAGATTGATTAATTGGCGTGGTGTTTGGATCGGACTACTATTTTGTGATTGTTTACTATATCTAATTTCGTTAGTGTGGAAAACTAAATGCGTAATACAAAGGTTAACTCGCGAACGGTGTAGTACTACACCGGCACAAAAATTTCTGGGGGGCTATGAAAAAGTATTTATCAGTACTGCTTAGTGCAGTCATTTCAGTGACTTCGCTGGGCCAAGCTCTTCCCCTAGCATCTGCAGCGCAACTAACGACTGTTGTAGTTGATGTTGATTTCACAACTGCAAACCCGTCGGGTTCGATAGTTACGAATAACGCTTCAGGAAAATTAGCAGACTTGACCGTCATTGGTACACCCACTTTTAGCGCCACGACTGGAGTAAGTTTCCCTAATACATCCACTGGGTTAACCGGAAATTATCTCAAGGGCAACTTGGGCACCACGACAGACATGTCCAAAATCACTGTGGAATTCAGTGCAAAATTCCCAGACACCGGATGTGCGGCGCAGAATTCTGGATCGATGGTTTTTGGTCTTGGCGGTAGTCAAGGCTTCGCTTACTACAACATTTATCGTCATTCAAACTTTATTGGCTTCAACACCTTTAACAGTGACGTATACGGGGTCGCGGTGCCCGACAGAACCAACTTTCATTCGTACAAATTTGTTATGGTGCCGTCGCCTTCTAAGGCAAGCAATCTTCAAGAAATCTGGATTGATGGGGTTAAACAAAACCCCAGCTACCAAAACACAACTGTTGCGGTTGGCTCTGCCGGTGTTGATCAGTGTTCATTGATTTCTGGGACTGGTGAAACCTCGTCAGAACGAAAATTCACTAGAAATGCCTATAACAATGGCGACTTTATGTTGATGACGCACCCTTTGAACCCAAACACTTGGGGTACAACAGGCGAAATTCAAAACCTCAAGGTGACTACTGAAGTCACTACAGCAACTGTTGTTGCGCCGGATGCTCCGACTATTGGGTCGATAGCGGCTGGCGATGGGCAGTTGAGTGTTCCGTTTACTGCACCTGCAAATAACGGTGGGGCGACAATTTCGAATTACAAGTATTCGGTAGATGGTGGTGGCACTTGGGTGAGTGCCGGAAGCACTTCCAGTCCAATTGTGATCACTGGTTTGACTAACGGTACTTCCTACAGTGTCAAACTTCTTGCTGTTAATACTGCTGGCGACGGAAGTGCATCAGGATCAGTTTCTGCGTCACCGGTTCAATCTCAGTCACAGAGCCCCAACTACGCTCCGCCACCTGCGCCTGCACCCAAACCGTTAGCACCACCAGTGCAGATTGAATCGGTTGCAATTACGAAAGCCAAGGGCTTAAAAGGTAGCTTAGTTAAGTTGAAGTTGGATGCGCAGCCTTCAGAAAATGTGGATTCAAGTGTTGAAGTGAAATTTATTGATCTCAAAGGAAAGCTAATCCGGACCTTGACCATTCCACTTACGCCCGACACGTCAGTGCTTGAAGTTCCAATCAATCTCTCTGTTGGAGACTTTACCGTCGAAGCAGTTTCACTTAATGAGGCAGGCGCGACTTCTAGCCCAGTGGTAACCCTGCCCACTTATTTACAAAGACCTTTTTTCACAGTAATTCCAGGTAAAAGCCAGCCAGTTCTATCGGGCAGAAAATTCTCAGAACCTGTTTATTTTCTGCCTGATTCAGCCAAACTCACCGCAAGTGCAAAAGTTAGATTGCTTGGGGTAATTGCAAGAACTAATCAATCTGGAGTACGAATTGCAGTTACTGGATTTACCGCGAGCTTCAACCAGGGAAGCAAAGTGGAACAAAAGCTTGCAGCGGATCGTGCTTTGGAGGTGGCAAAGTTTTTGAAGGCAAATGGTGCAAAGACTTGGATTTATCACGCAGGTTTTGGTGCGCTTAGCGGTACGCAATCGTTTAAAACCGCTCGAAAAGTAGAGTTGCGAATTCTAGACTAAAGGCTCTTCGTTTCAGCTTTGCTTTCTAGATGCTAGGACTGCTTATTCAAATAGCGGTGGCATAGATTTAAGCTATGACCTCAACCACTGTTGAACTGCGCGACATTCAAATCACCCCAGAACTTAAAGGTGTCATTGCGACCCCGCCGGCAAGTGCTGGGTTGGGGCCGTATCCTGCCGTGGTTATGGTGCACGAAGTGTTCGGCATCGATGAAGCGATGCGCGCTCAGATAACGCGCCTAGCCCAAGCCGGTTATGTGGTTTTGATGCCTGACCTGTTTAGCCGAGGTGGTGCACGCAAATGCCTAACCGCGACCTTCAAAGCGCTAACCGCGGGCAAGGGTCAAGCATTCGACGACGTTGCAGCTGCGAAAGCAAACTTGCTTGCCCGACCTGACACCACCGACAAGATTGGTGTCATCGGTTTTTGTATGGGTGGTGGCTTTGCGCTGCTGTTAGCAAACCGGGGCTACGATGCATCCGCTATTAATTATGGAATGATGCCGAAAGACATTGATTCGGTGCTCGAAGGTGCCTGCCCAATCATTGGCAGTTTTGGTGCCAAAGATAAACAGCTGGTCGGCGCGGCAAGCAAGCTCGAAGAGGCGCTAAGCGAAAGAAAGATTGCGCACGACATCAAGGAATACCCGGATGCAGGTCACGCGTTCATGAACCCGCACCAGGCAGGTGGCCCATTTTTCGGCACCCTGCTGCGCATTAGCGGTGCGAAGCCGAATCCCGAAGCTGCCGCCGACGCATGGGCGCGCATCGAAAAGTTCTTTGGTGAACACCTTCGGTAATTAGTTCTCGCCATTGCGATAATCGGCGACATAACCGTCTGAGTAGCTTCCGCCTTCATAACCGCCAGGGCCTGAGTGTATGTCGCCCTCAGACATTTTTCCTTGAGGTGGGGAGGCTGCTGGTTTCTTTTCGTTTTTAGGGGTTGGTGCATCTGGCTTGGCGTCAAAGACCCAAGCTTTCATATAGTCGAATAACCAACCCATTAGATTTCGCCAGGTTCTTCTAGCACTGGCAAGTCACAACGAATTCCGTCGAAAGAAAAATTGGAAAACTGCTTTTCGCTGTTGGTGCCAATTTCGTGAATCCCGACAGCTTCATTCGGTGCAAGCACAAGCACATCATTTCCAATTTCGGGCCCGACCTCTGGCCACATCGAATAACTGACAATTACGTTCATCGGGCAAAAGCCAATTTCGCGAATCTCAACAAAAAGACAGTCGTTAAAAATTTGGCAGGGTTTGTCTTGTTGAATTTTCGAATCAGCCCAACCGACCACAAAATCATCAATCTGCCACATTCCCTCGGCAACCGTGATGACCCGCGGGCTGTAATCCCAGTTGATTGATTTATCGGGATCGATTTTGTTTGGGTCAGAGATTGCGGGGGAAGGTGTGGTGGCTAGAAAAAACTGAGGGTTGGAGCGAACCCAAAGAAAACAACCAACCACCACACCGCTGACAACACCCATGCTTAGTAAAGCTGCGACCGAAAGGATAAACTTTCGCAGCACCAGCCCCCACTGTCTAAGCATGATTTGAGGTTAGTTATTGGGTGTGACATTACTCATAACTACCCCAGTACAGGTCGTCTATCGTTCGGCAGGGTTCGATAGGCGTTGGGCTCATGCTGAATACCTGAAGTGAATTTGAGCCACTCTGCACGCGCAAAGTTTTGTAGTGTTCATGAAACTCGACGGGCCCACTATTTTTTTACAGAGAACTTACTTTTAGGCACTTAGTTCGAGATCACCCAGATGTGCTAGATCGCTATTTTCGTGAGTCAAGGAAAGCTTTTTTGCGAACTTGGGTACAACAAGTTGATTAATTTTGAACACGAGCTCCCGGTTATGCTTTACGTTTTCATGCAAAGCACCAGCGTTCTTCTTGTATACGATGTTGGATATTTCTGACTTTTCCAATTCCTCAATGAGTTTGTAGTCTGGGGTGAAATCTGGTACTGGAAGGCTGACTATAGTTTCAAGCGCCAATGTCATTCCGCCGTCGCGAACACGCCACCACCAATACATAAATGAACTATTCAGTAGAAGGTATGCGCGTTCCATATCCTGGGCGTTTTTGAAGTAAATGGTTTTCATCGACGATCGAGATACCGGCTTCTTCAGAGCCGAGATGAAGTATCGAGGTGCAGAAGGAACGTAGAGCACATGTGGTGTTGGTTTAGATGAAAGCAACGTACCAAGCGCGGGCCTATTTTGTACTTGCTTGAACAGAGCGGCAAAATTTGCGCTCACTTTAGGAAAATATGTAGCGCTAAACCCTGGCTCGGACAGAAACCGGTCCAAGTTTCTGAACATTACCTGCCGCTCACTAGATTTCCACCGGATTAGTGAGGTAATTTCATGTTTACCAGGACTCAAGCTTGCGATGGTAATGGCTGCCCGCATACTGTTCGCTGAATTTGAGTTCGCACTTCCAAATTTAACCCCGTAAAAAATGTTTCCCGGAATATTGTCGAAAGTGTAAATCTTGAGCGTTGGGTACCGGGAGATTAGAAGACTCCGCAGGCTAGAAAATTTGTCAGCATTAGTAAACGACTGGGGAGTGACACTCACGAAGCCCTTACTTGTCTTGATTATGTTTTCTAGGAAATATGCGTATAGGTCCTTAGCTTTAGCCGTTTCAAACCTAGAGTCCTCTTTCTTTAGGCCCAAATATGGAGGGTTCACGATCACGTAATCGTGTGAGGGTATGACCTTTAATGCACCTCCACTGAAAAGTGTCGGCTGCCCAGAATCTGCCACCGATAGGAAGTCAAAAGGAACGAAACTGTTCTTAACTTCGTTGTAGAGGGCGGGGTGGTTTTTTTGAAAGGACAAGGTGAATAAGACCCGAGCAATCTCTAATGCAAGACCGTCTTTGTCCGACAGAACCATATCTTGAATCAAGAACTTTTCTTTGTCCTTTTGTGCATTAACCAAATGCCAAGAAAGATTGCCGATTCCTGAACATGGGTCAAGCCATCTACCCTTGGGGAAAGTTCTCGTGTGGGCAACCATGAATTTTGAAACATCGTCTGGGGTAAAAAATTGCCCATTAGCTTTACGCGAAGATGGGTCAAGGTGCGCGATGCAGTACTCATAGAGCACACCAACTTCACCAATGCTAAGACCCGCAAGCAAGTCAACTTCTAATGGCGCGGCAGCCTTAAACAGCGGGTCTTTTAGGATGTACTCAAACTTTGGCCCGGCGAATGCTATTCGAGTTGCGAGGATGTTTAACCAAGCCTGTCGAAGGCCAAATTTTTGAACAAGCCACTCGAAGTGTGTTGGGTCAAAGGCTACTATGTTGGCCAATTAAATCTCCGGCTTGTAGTGTTCGTGTACCTGACGTATTTGCAATTCCTTGAATTTCATGTGCGCTGAGATTGTTGGTTTAATTTGACGCACTTGATCCAGCCTAAAGTGCAAGTCCTCACCAACTTTGCTCGCATTTTCCACATAAATGAAATAAACCTTGCCAAATTTGTAGCGGCTCAACTTATTCCCATT
Proteins encoded in this window:
- a CDS encoding extracellular solute-binding protein; its protein translation is MNIKKWARGTAVALSGLLAATGLAACSAEPANTTIRVVAAQYTDDMQPYFDDLVQRFEADNPNITVEVEVVSWNDIDQKIKTMVQTNDLPDIGNLNYFSSFAADDLLYTADELLPADVLADMIPTFMDNSKYNGTAYAVPDLASARLFFYNKEIFAKAGVTADDIKTWDGLRAAAEKIKAAVPGVTPLALPLGPEEAQAEFMIWSNSNDGGVYKDGAWTITDSKNVETLEFLSGLVADGLTNPNPATFNRTDGAFALFAEGKAAMLNGAIFLPSVLEEKGSTVDYGIAPFPTNRADGESITLGVQDYFFGFKKDGNKEAVQKFMAFLYQPDNYAAFLKAAGGFLPATKSAGEAMSSDPALAPYIAVLPNAVFYPGAEATWPAVQGEMQQTIGKAVEKGADIMSILEAIAAKTEG
- a CDS encoding carbohydrate ABC transporter permease; its protein translation is MKQLVGKLSKFGNSPVLWLGPMLLMIFAIVLWPVFEMVKTSMMKISSSGREKGFNGFDNYAELLENPNLVATLIRTVFWVIVVVTITVLISLVLAQLLNAKFPGRKIVRWALIVPWASSVIMTATSFRWMLDGYYGIINRVLLDLGLIDENVDWLGSAQTSFPWLIVVAVFVSIPFTTFVLLAGLQTIPQDIYEAARVDGAGWGKTYFQITLPNLLTALFVGTVINLINVFNSFPIIWVMTAGGPGYDTDTTTTLMYKLAFRSQEVGQSAALSVFNFIIILVFVALYLRASGFTKKQED
- a CDS encoding carbohydrate ABC transporter permease; protein product: MIAVKKLSLSVIGFAVAALFLIPYFRMFITAVSPKSELNQIPANYFPSSFEFGNFIEVFNAAPVATYIRNTLIISVAATLLVMLVSIPAAYYLARFKFKGRGAILFLVLITQMFAPTSLVIGLYREFVALGMVNNFMSLILVNAAFNLAFSVWILSGFFSAIPAEIEEAAMLDGCSRFTVLTRVTLPMALPGLVTAVIFTFIAAWNEFVIALTLTSSPELRPLTVGITNFIGLYEVQWNYLFAVSLIAIVPVVILFMFIEKWLVSGLTAGGIK
- a CDS encoding DeoR/GlpR family DNA-binding transcription regulator; its protein translation is MSRNERMNQILEMIAKTGSLDVETAAEALKVSVATVRRDFDYLSESQLVDRTHGGIQATGNAYDLPLRYKTAKGQSGKLKIAKHVADMLNSGAVIGINGGTTTTEIARALSNAKKFVSKDGNTTLTVVTNAINIATEMVIRPNVKIVVTGGVARPHSYELIGDYAAGMLEGLVIDVAFLGVNGVDPVVGATANHEGEARIDQLIAEAAKEVYVVTTSQKIGTTAFARICKPSQIKAIITDAPIDAEVEAKFNEQGVEIIVCS
- the nagA gene encoding N-acetylglucosamine-6-phosphate deacetylase; this encodes MSAPKTLIHSALLFDGETTVENGWLLFDETVLASGTGEDWQQHTAIRIIDAKGALISPGLIDSHTHGANGFAVEDGAEAMRQILDFEEQHGSRSVILSLVSNSIDELCHSLVQANAVAKFDNRLLGIHLEGPFLSHSHKGAHNPEILQVPTVDAVARLLSSGNGLVRSITLAPELTSEHIVKMLLEAGVKICVGHTDADYQVASQAFADGATVLTHAFNGMRSIHHREPGPVLAAIDSPNVWLELIADGVHVAPTVARLLPSDKLILVTDAMAAAGKGDGNYSLGALEVDVVAGVARVKTGSIAGSTLTIDAAVRNYAEWSGSLDSALRAATSNVAKAYGLVGFGSLALGAKADVLIWDSQLSPKFL
- a CDS encoding OmpA family protein, which translates into the protein MKKYLSVLLSAVISVTSLGQALPLASAAQLTTVVVDVDFTTANPSGSIVTNNASGKLADLTVIGTPTFSATTGVSFPNTSTGLTGNYLKGNLGTTTDMSKITVEFSAKFPDTGCAAQNSGSMVFGLGGSQGFAYYNIYRHSNFIGFNTFNSDVYGVAVPDRTNFHSYKFVMVPSPSKASNLQEIWIDGVKQNPSYQNTTVAVGSAGVDQCSLISGTGETSSERKFTRNAYNNGDFMLMTHPLNPNTWGTTGEIQNLKVTTEVTTATVVAPDAPTIGSIAAGDGQLSVPFTAPANNGGATISNYKYSVDGGGTWVSAGSTSSPIVITGLTNGTSYSVKLLAVNTAGDGSASGSVSASPVQSQSQSPNYAPPPAPAPKPLAPPVQIESVAITKAKGLKGSLVKLKLDAQPSENVDSSVEVKFIDLKGKLIRTLTIPLTPDTSVLEVPINLSVGDFTVEAVSLNEAGATSSPVVTLPTYLQRPFFTVIPGKSQPVLSGRKFSEPVYFLPDSAKLTASAKVRLLGVIARTNQSGVRIAVTGFTASFNQGSKVEQKLAADRALEVAKFLKANGAKTWIYHAGFGALSGTQSFKTARKVELRILD
- a CDS encoding dienelactone hydrolase family protein yields the protein MTSTTVELRDIQITPELKGVIATPPASAGLGPYPAVVMVHEVFGIDEAMRAQITRLAQAGYVVLMPDLFSRGGARKCLTATFKALTAGKGQAFDDVAAAKANLLARPDTTDKIGVIGFCMGGGFALLLANRGYDASAINYGMMPKDIDSVLEGACPIIGSFGAKDKQLVGAASKLEEALSERKIAHDIKEYPDAGHAFMNPHQAGGPFFGTLLRISGAKPNPEAAADAWARIEKFFGEHLR
- a CDS encoding N-6 DNA methylase, with product MLAGLSIGEVGVLYEYCIAHLDPSSRKANGQFFTPDDVSKFMVAHTRTFPKGRWLDPCSGIGNLSWHLVNAQKDKEKFLIQDMVLSDKDGLALEIARVLFTLSFQKNHPALYNEVKNSFVPFDFLSVADSGQPTLFSGGALKVIPSHDYVIVNPPYLGLKKEDSRFETAKAKDLYAYFLENIIKTSKGFVSVTPQSFTNADKFSSLRSLLISRYPTLKIYTFDNIPGNIFYGVKFGSANSNSANSMRAAITIASLSPGKHEITSLIRWKSSERQVMFRNLDRFLSEPGFSATYFPKVSANFAALFKQVQNRPALGTLLSSKPTPHVLYVPSAPRYFISALKKPVSRSSMKTIYFKNAQDMERAYLLLNSSFMYWWWRVRDGGMTLALETIVSLPVPDFTPDYKLIEELEKSEISNIVYKKNAGALHENVKHNRELVFKINQLVVPKFAKKLSLTHENSDLAHLGDLELSA